The nucleotide sequence GCGCGCATCGAGGCGCTGGTGCCGATTGTCCGCGAAGTGTTGACCGAAGCGATTGCATCAGGAGGCTCGTCGTTGCGCGACTTCCGTCAAGCCGATGGAAATATTGGATATTTCCAGCATCGCTTTAACGTCTACGGTCGCGAAGGTGAGCCCTGTGTCAAACCGGATTGCGCGGGGCAGGTGCGTCGTGTGGCGCAATCGGGGCGGTCCACATTCTATTGCCCCGTCTGCCAGAGATAACTTGATTGTGTGTGTGGGGCTGGTAAGCCTGAGGACTGTCGCAACAGCACCGCAGGACATCTATGGCTTATGAGACGCTGACCGTCGAAACCGAAGACCACATCGCAATCATCAAGCTGAATCGTCCCGACGCAATGAACGCGCTGAACAAGGCGCTGCTGAAGGAATTGTCCGATGCGCTGCGTGAGTTGGACCGCTCTGATCGTGTGCGCTGTATCATCCTGACGGGGTCCGAAAAGGCCTTCGCGGCTGGTGCGGACATTGCGGAAATGGTTGATATGTCCTTTGTGGATATGTTTACCACCGACAAGTTCGGGCGCGAGTGTGACCAGATTATTGACACCCGCAAGCCGATCATCGCAGCCGTTTCTGGCTATGCTTTGGGCGGTGGGTGTGAGTTGGCGATGATGTGCGATTTTATTCTCGCCGCCGATACGGCCAAGTTCGGCCAGCCAGAGGTCAATCTGGGCATCATGCCCGGGATGGGTGGCACACAGCGCCTGACCCATGCCGTCGGCAAAGCGAAGGCGATGGAAATGGCGCTGACCGGTCGGTTCATGGATGCGGAAGAAGCAGAACGGGCAGGGCTGGTCAGTCGAGTCGTTCCGGCCAAGAAACTGATGGAAGAGGCGCGGGCCGCGGCGGAGAAGATCGCCGAGAAGTCGATTCTGTCCACGATGGCGATCAAGGAATCGGTCAACCGCAGTTTTGAATCTCCGCTCTCGGAAGGCTTGTTGTTCGAGCGCCGCATGTTCCACGGCCTGTTTTCTACCAATGATCAGGCAGAGGGTATGAAGGCGTTTCTGGAAAAGCGCGAACCGCAGTTCCGCGGAAAGTGACGGGCGGTTTTCTCACGGTTTGTGTTGACTTGCCCGTGAGTCGGGTCTATTAGCCCGGCTTCAACGGATTTCACCCATAATTTGGGAAGCTCAGACATGGCAAATACGCCTCAATCAAAAAAGCGCGCTCGCCAGGCCGAGCGCC is from Qingshengfaniella alkalisoli and encodes:
- a CDS encoding enoyl-CoA hydratase, producing MAYETLTVETEDHIAIIKLNRPDAMNALNKALLKELSDALRELDRSDRVRCIILTGSEKAFAAGADIAEMVDMSFVDMFTTDKFGRECDQIIDTRKPIIAAVSGYALGGGCELAMMCDFILAADTAKFGQPEVNLGIMPGMGGTQRLTHAVGKAKAMEMALTGRFMDAEEAERAGLVSRVVPAKKLMEEARAAAEKIAEKSILSTMAIKESVNRSFESPLSEGLLFERRMFHGLFSTNDQAEGMKAFLEKREPQFRGK